One genomic window of Borreliella garinii includes the following:
- a CDS encoding DNA/RNA non-specific endonuclease produces MKKRSKFFLYCYILCLAGFLFFSLNPKVLKQIKHKIYDYLEIIENKYIKITKSIPIKESQLIPKGYLTTHIISKKHYTLGYAESARQSEWAAYPLKREMVELALTLLKSKKIKRSSKFFEDTNIKGIFPKLEDYFKSGYDRGHIVSSADMSFSENAMKDTYFLSNMSPQKSEFNSGIWLKLEKLVREWAILKGYIYIISAGILTENKGFIGKNKILIPKNFYKIVLAINNKNFYDIISFIIPNEKAKDLDLKNYVVSVDLIEKKTKIDFFAKLDSKIKKNIKKIKNTHSWKFK; encoded by the coding sequence ATGAAAAAAAGATCAAAATTTTTTCTTTACTGCTATATTTTATGTCTAGCAGGATTTTTATTTTTTTCCTTAAATCCAAAAGTCCTAAAACAAATTAAACACAAAATTTATGACTATTTAGAGATAATAGAAAATAAATATATTAAAATTACAAAATCTATTCCAATAAAAGAATCCCAATTAATACCTAAAGGATATCTTACTACCCACATAATAAGCAAAAAACACTATACCTTGGGATATGCTGAAAGCGCAAGACAATCCGAATGGGCCGCTTATCCGCTTAAAAGAGAAATGGTGGAACTAGCATTAACTTTGTTAAAATCAAAAAAAATTAAAAGGAGTTCTAAATTCTTTGAAGACACCAACATCAAAGGCATTTTTCCAAAACTTGAAGATTACTTTAAAAGCGGTTATGACAGAGGACACATAGTAAGTTCTGCAGATATGTCTTTTTCTGAAAATGCAATGAAAGATACATATTTTTTATCAAATATGTCGCCCCAAAAAAGCGAATTTAATTCTGGGATTTGGCTAAAACTTGAAAAATTAGTAAGAGAATGGGCAATCTTAAAAGGATATATATATATCATAAGTGCTGGAATTTTAACGGAAAATAAAGGATTTATTGGTAAAAACAAAATTTTGATACCTAAAAATTTTTATAAAATAGTACTAGCAATTAATAATAAAAATTTTTATGACATAATCTCTTTTATTATCCCAAATGAAAAAGCAAAAGACTTGGATTTGAAAAATTACGTTGTTAGCGTAGATTTAATTGAAAAAAAAACAAAAATAGATTTTTTTGCAAAACTTGATTCAAAAATTAAAAAAAATATCAAAAAAATAAAAAATACGCATTCTTGGAAGTTTAAATGA
- a CDS encoding fructose-specific PTS transporter subunit EIIC, with amino-acid sequence MFFNFLKKDLVFILPEANSKEDVIDFLVEKVNDKGYIDSKKEFLQGILDREKIGDTSWENGVAIPHFIGDVVKTSFISLLYIKGTGVKWSEENPPVNLIFLICMSKKQQGNEHIKSIAFIAKLFEDDAFKNALSGIVTADDIYYYMENVHRKVKEEVFGATKKEKIVAVTACPVGVAHTYIAAKKIENEAKKQGYNIRVETQGSIGIENALTEEEIRNADIVILAVDKDVDEKRFEGKKVYKISTVKAINNTENIIKEAFNAPVFFCKDSGANNRSKGSIATGKGSFYKYLMSGVSPMIPVVATGGILIALSIAFVGIGPDGPNFSEHPFYKQLADIGSVAFGMMLPVLAGFISMAIADKPGLAPGLVGGVMSGNVKAGFLGAIFAGFLAGYVARFLAKRSVPEWLRPVMPIFVIPLISTIIVGFFILHVGVYIGEFMGVLESGLKSLQSNSETFGVLGKIFLGLVLGSMITVDMGGPFNKVAFLFGVGLIPQVPEIMGMVAAAIPVPPMAMGLATFLAPKLFENEEKESGKIAFLISFIGISEGAIPFAASDPGRVIPSIVAGGAVSSIIAAFLGVANHAPHGGPIVLPVVDNKFEFIIAIAVGVAVATALVIFLKSLKSKESE; translated from the coding sequence ATGTTTTTTAATTTTTTGAAAAAAGATCTTGTATTTATTTTGCCAGAAGCAAATTCAAAAGAAGATGTAATTGATTTTTTAGTTGAAAAAGTTAATGATAAGGGATATATAGATAGTAAAAAAGAGTTTCTTCAAGGAATTCTTGATAGAGAAAAAATAGGCGACACTTCTTGGGAAAATGGGGTTGCAATTCCCCATTTTATAGGAGATGTTGTTAAGACCAGTTTTATTTCATTGCTTTACATTAAAGGTACTGGTGTTAAATGGTCTGAAGAAAATCCTCCTGTTAATTTAATATTTTTAATTTGTATGTCAAAAAAACAACAAGGCAACGAGCATATTAAGTCGATCGCGTTTATAGCTAAGCTATTTGAAGACGATGCTTTTAAAAATGCTTTAAGTGGGATTGTTACTGCTGATGACATTTATTATTATATGGAGAATGTTCATAGAAAAGTCAAAGAAGAGGTTTTTGGAGCTACGAAAAAAGAGAAAATAGTAGCTGTAACGGCTTGTCCTGTTGGAGTTGCTCATACATATATTGCAGCAAAGAAAATTGAAAATGAAGCTAAAAAGCAGGGTTACAATATTAGAGTCGAAACCCAAGGATCTATTGGTATTGAAAATGCCTTAACAGAAGAAGAAATTAGGAATGCAGATATTGTAATACTTGCTGTTGATAAGGATGTTGATGAAAAGAGATTTGAAGGTAAAAAAGTTTATAAAATCTCAACTGTAAAAGCGATAAACAATACAGAAAATATTATTAAGGAGGCATTTAATGCCCCAGTATTTTTTTGCAAAGACTCTGGTGCTAATAACAGATCTAAAGGCTCGATTGCAACAGGCAAAGGTAGTTTTTATAAATATTTAATGAGTGGAGTATCCCCAATGATTCCTGTTGTTGCAACTGGAGGAATTTTAATTGCCCTTAGCATTGCTTTTGTTGGGATTGGACCTGATGGGCCCAATTTTTCTGAGCATCCATTTTATAAGCAGCTTGCAGATATTGGCTCTGTGGCTTTTGGAATGATGCTACCCGTGCTTGCTGGTTTTATTTCAATGGCAATTGCCGATAAACCCGGTCTTGCGCCCGGTCTTGTTGGTGGAGTAATGTCTGGCAATGTAAAAGCAGGATTCTTAGGTGCAATATTTGCGGGGTTTCTTGCAGGCTATGTTGCAAGGTTTTTGGCAAAGAGATCTGTTCCTGAGTGGTTAAGGCCCGTGATGCCTATATTTGTGATTCCACTAATAAGCACTATTATTGTTGGCTTTTTTATATTGCATGTTGGTGTTTATATTGGAGAATTTATGGGGGTGCTTGAGAGCGGGCTTAAATCTTTACAAAGTAATTCAGAAACGTTTGGTGTGTTGGGTAAAATTTTCTTAGGTTTGGTACTAGGTTCAATGATTACTGTTGATATGGGTGGTCCTTTTAATAAAGTGGCATTTCTTTTTGGAGTAGGGCTAATTCCTCAAGTGCCAGAAATAATGGGAATGGTGGCAGCAGCAATTCCTGTTCCTCCTATGGCTATGGGGCTTGCAACTTTTTTAGCGCCTAAATTATTTGAAAATGAAGAAAAAGAATCTGGCAAAATAGCCTTTTTGATTTCATTTATTGGTATTAGCGAGGGAGCTATTCCTTTTGCTGCTAGTGATCCTGGAAGGGTGATTCCTTCGATAGTGGCAGGAGGAGCTGTTTCAAGCATTATTGCTGCCTTTTTGGGTGTTGCCAATCATGCTCCACACGGAGGTCCAATAGTTCTTCCTGTTGTTGATAATAAATTTGAGTTTATTATTGCAATTGCTGTTGGAGTTGCAGTTGCAACGGCTTTAGTAATTTTTTTGAAATCTTTAAAATCAAAGGAATCTGAATGA
- the manA gene encoding mannose-6-phosphate isomerase, class I produces MNKDNIYLMKNNIKEYDWGGISFIPNLLGDKIDGKPKAEMWLGAHKTFSSKILYKNEYVLLSDFLEDHKELLGRNDEFPFLFKVLSSNKPLSIQIHPSKDTALKGYESENNKGIDINDPKRIYKDKNPKIELIYALSDFYALKGFLPLSEIKKNCEILKLNLDFQSHRDFVKTIFDLQVHELEMIIEKILKNLNLIDSFRGYWFNEIYNIYGVDVGLLVFLGMNILKLKPGEVVYTNSQEVHAYLKGDCIELMTNSDNVIRAGLTTKYIDKEEMLRVGQFEEGKVSFLKPDFQNSFSVFRLPNTNLKLIQKKVNESICINRNSAMVLLVLDGCVSINKSFDLNKGESIFIGKKAENLFIDGDGQAFIAGFD; encoded by the coding sequence ATGAATAAAGATAATATTTATTTAATGAAAAATAATATTAAAGAATATGATTGGGGAGGGATTAGCTTTATTCCCAATCTTTTGGGTGATAAGATTGATGGAAAACCTAAGGCTGAAATGTGGCTTGGAGCACACAAGACATTTTCTAGTAAGATTTTATATAAAAATGAATATGTGCTTTTAAGTGATTTTTTAGAAGATCATAAAGAGCTTTTAGGCCGTAATGATGAATTTCCTTTTTTATTTAAGGTATTGTCTTCAAATAAGCCTTTATCTATTCAAATTCATCCTTCTAAAGATACTGCCTTAAAAGGCTATGAATCAGAGAATAATAAAGGGATAGACATTAATGACCCCAAAAGGATATATAAAGACAAAAACCCCAAAATTGAACTTATTTATGCTTTAAGTGATTTTTATGCTCTTAAGGGCTTTTTGCCTTTGAGTGAGATTAAAAAAAATTGTGAAATTCTGAAATTAAATTTAGACTTTCAGTCACATAGAGACTTTGTAAAGACTATTTTTGATTTACAAGTGCATGAACTTGAGATGATTATTGAAAAAATTTTAAAAAATTTAAATCTTATTGATAGTTTTAGGGGTTACTGGTTTAATGAAATTTACAATATTTATGGTGTAGATGTGGGTCTTTTAGTATTTTTGGGCATGAATATTTTAAAACTAAAACCAGGAGAAGTTGTTTATACAAATAGTCAGGAGGTGCATGCATATCTTAAAGGAGACTGTATTGAGCTTATGACTAATTCTGACAATGTCATTAGAGCTGGGCTTACTACCAAGTATATTGATAAAGAAGAGATGTTGAGAGTTGGCCAATTTGAAGAAGGAAAGGTATCATTTTTAAAGCCCGATTTTCAAAATAGTTTTAGTGTATTTAGACTGCCAAATACTAATTTGAAACTAATTCAAAAAAAAGTAAATGAGAGTATTTGCATCAATAGAAATAGTGCAATGGTCTTGTTAGTTTTAGATGGTTGTGTGAGTATAAATAAATCTTTCGACCTTAACAAGGGAGAGAGCATTTTTATAGGCAAAAAAGCTGAAAACCTGTTTATTGATGGGGATGGTCAAGCTTTTATTGCTGGTTTTGATTAA
- a CDS encoding DUF3996 domain-containing protein, with the protein MIKNFKKMHILILALGVIHLSFASDNYMVRCSKEEDSTTCIAKLKGIKEKKSYDLFSMGIGIGNPIANIIITIPYINIDFGYGGFIGPKSNNFENYLNGGIDIVFKKQIGQYMRIGGGIGIGADWSKTSLIPPDEEKETDYERIGAVIRIPFVMEYNFAKNLYIGFKVYPALGPTILLTKPKILFEGIKFNFFGFGFIKFAFN; encoded by the coding sequence ATGATAAAAAATTTTAAAAAAATGCATATTTTAATATTAGCATTAGGTGTAATACACCTTTCTTTTGCATCTGACAATTATATGGTCAGATGCAGCAAGGAAGAAGATTCAACAACCTGTATCGCAAAGCTTAAAGGCATAAAAGAAAAAAAAAGTTATGACTTATTTTCAATGGGTATTGGGATAGGTAATCCTATTGCAAACATAATAATTACAATTCCTTATATAAATATTGATTTTGGATATGGGGGTTTTATTGGTCCTAAGTCAAATAATTTTGAAAATTATCTAAACGGCGGAATAGATATTGTTTTTAAAAAACAAATTGGACAATACATGAGAATCGGTGGCGGCATTGGAATAGGTGCAGATTGGTCAAAAACATCCCTTATACCTCCTGACGAAGAGAAAGAGACTGATTATGAAAGAATAGGCGCTGTTATAAGAATTCCTTTTGTAATGGAATATAACTTTGCAAAAAATTTATACATAGGATTCAAAGTTTACCCTGCACTAGGGCCAACAATATTGCTAACAAAGCCAAAAATTTTATTTGAAGGAATTAAATTCAATTTTTTTGGATTTGGATTCATAAAATTTGCATTTAATTAG
- a CDS encoding DUF3996 domain-containing protein has translation MRMLLATIILILTTGLLTAQSKSKSIVEDDFDFEKLLAKEESVRRLFGIGFGIGYPLTNITISVPYVDIDLGYGGFVGLKPNNFMPYVAAGIDLLFKDEIHKNTMISGGIGIGADWSKGSPEKSNEKLEEEEENEAQQVNSLQNRIGVVIRLPLVIEYSFLKNIVIGFKAVATIGTTMLLGGPISFEGARFNFLGTGFIKIYI, from the coding sequence ATGAGAATGCTATTAGCAACAATAATACTTATATTAACAACAGGCTTGTTAACTGCCCAATCAAAAAGCAAATCTATAGTTGAAGATGACTTTGATTTTGAGAAACTTCTTGCAAAAGAAGAGTCTGTCCGCCGTTTATTTGGTATAGGCTTTGGGATTGGATACCCACTTACAAACATTACAATATCTGTTCCATATGTAGACATAGACCTTGGCTACGGAGGATTTGTAGGACTTAAGCCCAACAATTTCATGCCCTATGTTGCAGCAGGAATAGATCTTTTATTTAAAGATGAAATACATAAAAACACCATGATTTCTGGCGGCATTGGAATAGGAGCAGATTGGTCAAAAGGAAGCCCTGAGAAATCGAATGAAAAGCTTGAAGAAGAGGAAGAAAATGAAGCTCAACAAGTAAATTCTCTTCAGAATAGAATAGGGGTTGTGATAAGGCTACCCTTGGTAATAGAATATAGCTTTCTTAAAAATATTGTGATTGGGTTTAAAGCTGTTGCTACCATTGGAACAACTATGCTGCTTGGCGGCCCAATATCATTTGAAGGAGCTAGATTTAATTTCTTGGGTACAGGCTTTATCAAAATATATATATAG
- a CDS encoding DUF2259 domain-containing protein encodes MIKLYIVFFYFFSFLLGFSENIFFKNLGFSNNDQCFMFGEYGLENGYYYSAVYFVDVIENNFAKSGVHSKIFKEYIEYSDSYDKSLYELLKMINFKIKEFKINHLRRGREIYFYVKSEIPETDFLNFVDFKTGNEYQVFVNKDINSQELSSSFNIFLSVRYCNSALEKHLTVGRGNYYRKNVIDYKIREIFLFPNEDGIVFVLEKIMLNAYGNKYKRFMVEVKKY; translated from the coding sequence ATGATTAAACTGTATATCGTTTTTTTTTATTTTTTTTCTTTTTTACTGGGGTTTTCAGAAAATATTTTTTTTAAAAATTTAGGATTCTCAAATAATGATCAGTGCTTTATGTTTGGCGAATATGGACTTGAAAATGGATATTATTATTCTGCTGTTTACTTTGTTGATGTTATTGAAAATAATTTTGCAAAATCTGGAGTGCATTCTAAGATTTTTAAGGAGTACATTGAGTATTCAGACAGTTATGATAAAAGTCTTTATGAACTTTTAAAGATGATTAATTTTAAAATTAAGGAATTTAAAATTAATCATTTAAGAAGAGGGCGAGAAATTTATTTTTATGTTAAGAGTGAAATTCCAGAAACAGATTTTTTAAATTTTGTTGATTTTAAAACAGGAAACGAATATCAAGTTTTTGTAAATAAGGATATTAATTCTCAAGAACTTTCTTCTTCTTTTAATATTTTTTTATCTGTCAGATATTGTAATTCAGCTTTAGAAAAACATCTGACTGTTGGAAGAGGGAATTACTATAGAAAGAATGTTATTGATTACAAAATAAGGGAGATTTTTTTATTCCCAAATGAAGATGGAATTGTTTTTGTTTTGGAAAAAATCATGTTAAATGCTTATGGGAATAAGTATAAGCGGTTTATGGTTGAAGTTAAAAAATATTGA
- the proS gene encoding proline--tRNA ligase produces MSDFIASKEDDYSKWYLDIVQKAKLADYSPVKGCMVIMPYGYSIWSKIQSILDKKFKETGHENAYFPMLIPYGFLEKEKDHIEGFSPEFAIIKDAGGESLAEPLVLRPTSETIIWNMYSKWIKSYRDLPLKINQWANVVRWEKRTRPFLRTTEFLWQEGHTAHATEEEALEETLLILDLYKRFMEDYLAIPVFCGKKSEKEKFAGAVSTYSIEALMQDKKALQAATSHYLGLNFAKAFDVKFQDKDGKMRHVFASSWGVSTRLIGALIMVHSDEKGLILPPRIAPIEIIVIPIFKKEDEINKKILDYSDCVVNALKKAEFRVEIDKDVRSSPGFRFSSAEFKGIPIRIEVGINDVLLNSVTIVRRDKDRKFKYQISLDSLASKVKIELDSMQKDLFKKALNFRTLNTREIFRTGKDSYELFKAYMNDHSGFVLSCWCGGLDCENIIKNETKATIRCIPDDFKAKDLTDMACIYCASRAKYFVLFAKSY; encoded by the coding sequence ATGAGTGATTTCATAGCATCAAAAGAAGATGATTATTCTAAGTGGTATTTAGATATAGTTCAGAAAGCAAAACTTGCTGATTATAGTCCTGTAAAAGGGTGTATGGTGATTATGCCTTATGGATATTCTATTTGGAGTAAAATTCAGAGCATACTTGATAAAAAATTTAAAGAGACTGGACATGAGAATGCATATTTTCCCATGCTTATTCCTTATGGTTTTTTAGAAAAAGAAAAGGATCATATTGAAGGATTTTCTCCTGAGTTTGCTATTATTAAGGACGCTGGTGGAGAGAGCTTGGCGGAGCCTTTGGTTTTAAGGCCTACCTCTGAGACAATTATTTGGAATATGTATAGTAAGTGGATTAAGTCTTACAGAGACCTTCCTCTTAAAATTAATCAATGGGCAAATGTTGTTCGCTGGGAAAAAAGAACAAGGCCTTTTTTAAGAACCACCGAATTTCTATGGCAAGAAGGGCACACTGCTCATGCTACTGAAGAAGAGGCATTAGAAGAAACTTTGCTTATTTTGGATTTATATAAAAGATTTATGGAAGACTATTTAGCTATTCCGGTTTTTTGTGGTAAAAAATCTGAAAAGGAAAAATTTGCAGGGGCCGTTTCTACTTATTCAATTGAAGCATTGATGCAAGATAAAAAAGCCCTTCAAGCTGCTACATCCCATTATTTGGGGTTAAATTTTGCAAAGGCATTTGATGTAAAATTTCAAGACAAAGATGGAAAGATGAGGCACGTATTTGCTAGTAGTTGGGGTGTTTCTACTAGATTGATTGGTGCTTTGATTATGGTTCATTCTGACGAGAAAGGTTTAATTTTGCCGCCTCGCATTGCTCCGATAGAAATTATTGTTATTCCTATTTTTAAAAAAGAAGATGAGATTAATAAAAAGATTTTAGACTATTCTGATTGTGTTGTTAATGCTTTAAAAAAAGCAGAATTTAGGGTTGAAATTGATAAGGATGTTAGAAGTTCTCCGGGATTTAGATTCTCATCTGCCGAGTTTAAAGGAATTCCAATACGTATTGAAGTGGGGATAAATGATGTCCTTTTAAATTCTGTTACTATTGTAAGAAGAGATAAAGACAGAAAATTTAAGTATCAAATATCACTTGATTCTCTTGCCAGCAAGGTTAAGATCGAGCTTGATTCTATGCAAAAGGATTTATTTAAAAAAGCATTGAATTTTAGGACCTTAAATACTAGGGAGATTTTTAGAACTGGGAAGGATAGTTATGAGTTATTCAAAGCTTACATGAATGATCATTCTGGATTTGTGCTTTCTTGTTGGTGTGGTGGTTTGGATTGCGAAAATATTATTAAAAATGAAACTAAAGCTACAATAAGATGCATTCCTGATGATTTTAAAGCCAAGGATTTAACAGATATGGCCTGTATTTATTGTGCTTCTAGAGCTAAATATTTTGTTTTATTTGCCAAATCTTATTAA
- a CDS encoding dicarboxylate/amino acid:cation symporter, with protein MNVKINFFFTIPIGILLGLFLPLGIYSSLSHAFIRLSYLSLIPFLIFSIPLGIENIIENKNFKKLFSKTIYYGILINLSGVAVSITAAIIYLPQRIPILEKTMQNIYFFEKEALLETFFPKNIFKIFTSSNPNLLSIYMISIIIGTSFYYAKQKGRIARELMLSASNLFYHANGFIANILNIGIIFITADYTTSLKSFKDYQNYTNSITFFLTWTIIILFAILPIISYRLTKNFRMIYKGIFVSFKNIIFSGLTKDSYSPYVILIEDIKNERINIKKSIIINIPLINFVSKFGTIFVSVISFFIILKSYSSLPISIYEISYMSTLSFFFVLAFPHIPNSLIYVITMLCSTYTKGIELNVSNITPMLPILISLALLIDFAFNIAIIHIINFKELKDQEKIN; from the coding sequence ATGAATGTAAAAATCAATTTTTTTTTCACTATACCCATTGGAATATTATTGGGATTGTTTTTACCTCTTGGGATTTACAGCTCTTTATCTCATGCTTTTATAAGATTATCATACTTATCTCTTATTCCTTTTTTAATATTTTCAATTCCATTAGGAATTGAAAATATTATTGAAAATAAAAACTTTAAAAAACTATTTAGCAAAACAATTTATTATGGAATTTTAATCAACCTATCTGGAGTTGCTGTATCAATAACAGCTGCAATAATATATCTTCCACAAAGAATTCCAATACTAGAAAAAACAATGCAAAATATATATTTTTTTGAAAAAGAAGCTTTATTAGAAACATTTTTCCCAAAAAATATTTTCAAAATATTTACGTCTAGTAATCCAAATTTACTTAGCATCTATATGATTTCAATAATAATAGGCACTAGTTTTTATTATGCAAAACAAAAGGGAAGAATAGCTAGAGAACTAATGCTAAGCGCATCCAATCTTTTTTACCATGCAAATGGATTTATTGCAAATATATTAAATATAGGAATTATTTTTATAACAGCAGATTATACTACAAGCTTAAAAAGCTTTAAAGATTATCAAAATTATACAAATAGCATAACATTCTTTTTGACATGGACAATTATAATTTTATTCGCAATATTGCCAATAATTAGCTATAGATTAACAAAGAATTTCAGAATGATATATAAAGGAATCTTTGTATCATTTAAAAACATAATATTTTCAGGACTAACAAAAGATTCTTATTCCCCTTATGTAATATTAATAGAAGATATTAAAAACGAAAGAATAAATATAAAAAAATCTATAATTATAAATATACCTCTAATAAATTTTGTTTCTAAATTTGGAACTATCTTTGTTTCAGTAATATCATTTTTTATAATTTTAAAATCATATTCAAGCTTGCCTATTTCTATCTATGAAATAAGCTATATGAGTACTTTATCATTTTTTTTTGTCCTTGCATTTCCTCATATACCAAATAGCTTAATTTATGTAATTACAATGCTTTGCTCTACTTATACAAAAGGAATAGAGCTAAATGTTTCCAACATAACCCCAATGCTGCCAATACTAATCTCTTTGGCTTTACTAATTGACTTTGCTTTTAACATTGCAATTATTCATATAATAAACTTTAAAGAATTGAAAGATCAAGAAAAGATTAATTAA
- a CDS encoding ankyrin repeat domain-containing protein yields MKKELIILFLLLQIIKNLNSINTDTSTSIIKELQKNLYAFNSKEYQNNKDTLNKFINSININDKKTLQNLEKIKNDLFIISVFFDNKKGVLIALNLGAEINLKHKISPISISIINNKFEIIKILVDYGIGLNQIDDTGHSPIFWAIYTNNEKVFEFLKESGADLSCTLENRKTPMQAAIETENIKLIESLKNKKIYIDDNYKKEIKALKNKEIVRILAK; encoded by the coding sequence ATGAAAAAGGAATTAATTATACTTTTTTTATTATTACAAATAATAAAAAATTTGAATTCAATAAACACTGATACAAGTACTTCAATAATAAAAGAATTACAAAAAAATTTGTATGCTTTTAATAGTAAAGAATATCAAAATAATAAGGACACTTTAAATAAGTTTATAAATTCAATAAATATAAACGATAAAAAAACCTTGCAAAATTTAGAAAAAATTAAAAATGATCTTTTTATAATATCCGTTTTTTTCGACAATAAAAAAGGAGTTTTAATTGCACTAAATCTTGGAGCAGAAATAAACCTTAAACATAAAATATCTCCAATTTCAATTTCAATAATAAACAATAAATTTGAAATCATAAAAATATTGGTAGATTATGGAATAGGTCTTAATCAAATAGATGATACCGGGCATTCTCCAATATTTTGGGCAATATATACTAATAATGAAAAAGTATTTGAATTTTTAAAAGAAAGCGGAGCTGATTTAAGTTGCACACTTGAAAATAGAAAAACACCAATGCAAGCCGCAATAGAAACAGAAAATATAAAATTAATTGAATCTCTTAAAAATAAAAAAATTTACATTGACGACAATTACAAAAAAGAAATTAAAGCGCTGAAAAACAAAGAAATAGTTAGAATTCTAGCAAAATAG
- the rpmG gene encoding 50S ribosomal protein L33, whose protein sequence is MGKKKGKGAVELISLICEETGIRNYTTTKNRRNKQEKLELMKYCPKLRKHTLHKEGKIK, encoded by the coding sequence ATGGGTAAAAAGAAAGGGAAAGGAGCTGTTGAGCTTATATCTTTGATTTGTGAAGAGACAGGAATTAGAAATTATACCACTACTAAGAATAGACGTAATAAGCAAGAAAAGTTGGAATTGATGAAATATTGTCCAAAATTACGCAAACACACTCTTCATAAGGAAGGAAAAATAAAATAG
- the secE gene encoding preprotein translocase subunit SecE translates to MFRFIKDSILELKKVTWPKYNEVVENGKQVFWLVLFVSIFLGIVDYLMFLVVTYVF, encoded by the coding sequence GTGTTTAGGTTTATCAAAGATAGTATCTTGGAGCTTAAGAAGGTAACATGGCCTAAGTATAATGAAGTGGTTGAAAATGGGAAACAAGTTTTTTGGTTAGTATTATTTGTTTCAATCTTCTTAGGTATAGTTGATTATCTCATGTTTCTTGTTGTAACTTATGTATTTTAG
- the nusG gene encoding transcription termination/antitermination protein NusG has translation MSRAWYVVQTYSQYEKKIEQDIRLLISEGAFGSIVLDVKAPIEKVEEIKNGKKRIRERKIWPGYILIELDLPEVGWKDVIANIIKVQGVINFVGVSKGQKPIPINDEEVKSVFMLTGEIKANKSIFMLYDFEEGERVRIKGGPFDSFEGLISSIDYERKKLKVAVQIFGRSTPVEVDFQHIEKI, from the coding sequence ATGTCTAGAGCTTGGTATGTAGTTCAAACTTATTCTCAATATGAGAAAAAGATAGAGCAAGACATAAGGCTTTTAATAAGCGAAGGTGCTTTTGGTAGTATAGTATTGGATGTTAAGGCTCCTATTGAAAAAGTAGAAGAGATAAAAAATGGTAAGAAAAGAATAAGAGAGAGAAAAATTTGGCCAGGTTATATTCTTATTGAGCTAGATCTCCCAGAAGTAGGTTGGAAAGATGTTATTGCCAATATCATTAAAGTTCAAGGTGTTATTAATTTTGTTGGTGTTAGTAAGGGGCAAAAGCCTATTCCCATTAATGATGAAGAAGTAAAAAGTGTTTTTATGCTTACTGGAGAGATTAAAGCAAATAAATCTATTTTTATGCTTTATGACTTTGAAGAAGGAGAAAGGGTCAGAATTAAAGGTGGGCCTTTTGATTCCTTTGAAGGACTTATTAGTTCTATTGATTACGAAAGAAAGAAATTAAAAGTTGCAGTTCAAATTTTTGGAAGGTCAACGCCCGTTGAAGTTGATTTTCAACACATAGAAAAGATTTAA
- the rplK gene encoding 50S ribosomal protein L11 — protein MAKKKAISWIKLQVPAAQAAPGAKIGQALGPHGVSGPQFVKEFNERTAKMDPGIVVPVIITVYSDKSFSFIVKTPPASILIKKAIGIESGSKKSNTDKVGTISKEKLMEIVKIKMPDLNAKSESAAFKIISGSARSMGVEVEK, from the coding sequence ATGGCAAAAAAAAAAGCAATTTCTTGGATTAAATTGCAGGTTCCAGCTGCTCAAGCAGCTCCAGGAGCTAAAATAGGACAAGCGCTCGGACCTCATGGAGTGAGCGGTCCTCAGTTTGTAAAGGAATTTAATGAGAGAACCGCAAAGATGGATCCCGGCATTGTGGTTCCCGTTATTATTACTGTTTATAGTGACAAAAGTTTTTCTTTTATTGTAAAAACTCCTCCAGCTTCGATTTTAATTAAAAAAGCTATTGGGATAGAATCAGGATCTAAAAAATCCAATACAGATAAAGTTGGAACTATATCAAAAGAAAAGTTAATGGAGATAGTAAAAATCAAAATGCCTGATTTAAACGCAAAATCAGAATCAGCAGCGTTTAAAATTATTTCAGGGAGTGCGCGCTCAATGGGTGTTGAGGTGGAGAAATAA